One stretch of Gammaproteobacteria bacterium DNA includes these proteins:
- a CDS encoding GNAT family N-acetyltransferase gives MQPQTDRNNGLTAPPRFEVSFANTRAEILETLKLRYRIFAGEMGAQIDGGEAHIDTDEYDAHCRHLMVREVESGRVIACTRILTDECAAVAGGFYSSSEFDLQMVDALPGRVMEIGRTCVDVEFRSGAVIGTLWQGIAGFITREGYDYLFGCASIGLEDGGARAHAILDTIRQKYSAPAYQRVRPYVNLPTADARPTGPVRMPPLLKAYVNLGAKACGDAYWDTEFNCADVFMLLNVSDLNPRYARHFLDRASLTSVVASGLD, from the coding sequence ATGCAGCCCCAGACGGACCGCAACAATGGACTCACCGCGCCGCCTCGCTTCGAAGTGAGTTTCGCGAACACGCGTGCGGAGATTCTCGAAACCCTGAAACTGCGCTACCGCATCTTCGCCGGCGAAATGGGGGCACAGATCGACGGCGGGGAGGCGCATATCGACACCGACGAATACGACGCCCACTGTCGGCATCTGATGGTGCGCGAGGTCGAAAGCGGTCGCGTCATCGCCTGCACCCGAATTCTCACCGACGAGTGCGCAGCCGTCGCCGGCGGCTTTTATTCCTCCAGTGAATTCGATCTGCAGATGGTCGATGCCCTGCCCGGCCGCGTCATGGAAATCGGACGCACCTGCGTCGACGTCGAATTCCGCAGCGGGGCCGTGATCGGCACGCTGTGGCAGGGCATCGCCGGATTCATCACGCGCGAAGGCTATGACTACCTGTTCGGCTGCGCCTCGATCGGGCTCGAGGACGGCGGCGCCCGCGCGCACGCGATTCTCGACACGATCCGGCAGAAGTACTCGGCGCCGGCCTATCAACGTGTGCGGCCCTACGTGAACCTGCCGACGGCCGACGCCCGACCGACCGGCCCGGTGCGGATGCCGCCGCTGCTCAAGGCCTACGTCAACCTCGGCGCCAAGGCCTGCGGTGACGCCTATTGGGATACGGAGTTCAACTGCGCGGACGTGTTCATGCTGCTCAACGTCTCCGACCTGAATCCGCGCTA